The following coding sequences are from one Mycobacteriales bacterium window:
- a CDS encoding RNA methyltransferase → MTEPDRPAEAVGVGPHPRPWPDDPRLDPELLENGDRRNVIDRYRYWRLEAIVADLDTRRHDFHVGVENWAHDLNIGSVVRTANAFLAREVHVVGRRRWNRRGAMVTDRYQHVRHHADIDELVGWCRAQDLPIVAVDNLPGAVPLETTALPRRCLLLFGQEGPGLSEPARAAADVVCSIAQFGSTRSINAGVAAGIAMHAWIRTHALPP, encoded by the coding sequence GTGACCGAGCCTGACCGGCCGGCCGAGGCCGTCGGGGTCGGGCCGCACCCCCGGCCGTGGCCGGACGACCCGAGGCTCGACCCGGAGCTGCTCGAGAACGGTGACCGGCGCAACGTCATTGACCGCTACCGCTACTGGCGGCTCGAGGCGATCGTCGCCGACCTCGACACCCGACGGCACGATTTCCACGTCGGTGTCGAGAACTGGGCGCACGACCTCAACATCGGCAGCGTCGTCCGGACGGCCAATGCGTTCCTCGCCCGCGAGGTACACGTGGTCGGCCGCCGGCGGTGGAACCGCCGCGGTGCGATGGTGACCGATCGCTATCAGCACGTGCGGCATCACGCCGACATCGACGAGCTCGTCGGCTGGTGCCGCGCGCAGGACCTTCCGATCGTGGCGGTCGACAACCTGCCCGGCGCGGTACCGCTCGAGACGACGGCCCTGCCGCGGCGCTGCCTGCTGCTCTTCGGGCAGGAGGGGCCGGGGCTGTCCGAGCCCGCCCGCGCGGCCGCCGACGTCGTCTGCTCGATCGCCCAGTTCGGCTCGACCCGTTCGATCAACGCCGGCGTCGCCGCCGGCATCGCGATGCACGCCTGGATCCGCACCCACGCCCTCCCGCCGTAG
- the pyrE gene encoding orotate phosphoribosyltransferase has translation MTDRDRLRQLIADLAVVHGRVVLSSGQEADYYVDLRRITLHREAAPLVGRVMNELTADWDYAAVGGLTLGADPVAAAMLHASGGAVDAFVVRKEGKAHGLQRRIEGPDLTGRRVLAVEDTSTTGSSVLTAVKALGEVGAQVVGVAVIVDRGAGDAVRAAGLDYRAAYTMADIGLG, from the coding sequence GTGACCGACCGCGACCGCCTCCGCCAGCTCATCGCCGATCTCGCCGTCGTCCACGGCCGGGTGGTGCTCTCCTCAGGCCAGGAGGCCGACTACTACGTCGACCTGCGCCGCATCACCCTGCACCGCGAAGCGGCGCCGCTGGTCGGCCGGGTGATGAACGAACTGACCGCCGACTGGGACTACGCCGCCGTCGGCGGGCTGACCCTCGGCGCCGACCCGGTCGCGGCGGCGATGCTGCACGCGAGCGGGGGAGCGGTCGACGCGTTCGTCGTACGCAAGGAGGGCAAGGCGCACGGCCTGCAGCGCCGGATCGAGGGCCCTGATCTGACCGGCCGGCGGGTGCTCGCGGTCGAGGACACCTCCACGACGGGCTCCAGCGTTCTCACCGCCGTCAAGGCGCTCGGTGAGGTTGGCGCGCAGGTCGTCGGAGTGGCGGTGATCGTCGACCGGGGCGCCGGGGACGCCGTACGCGCCGCCGGGCTGGACTACCGCGCGGCCTACACGATGGCCGACATCGGGCTGGGCTGA
- a CDS encoding ATP-binding protein translates to MLASVLRRISGWSLRRRLISLLLVLFLVMFSASGIVTYRALNSFLAGRVDDQVSQLLDRYRHLGPPGGFGGDRFGPQPIGVVGIYLSPDRTQAIPVGTSSGGSASALSSAAMSRLAQVAPGQAPQTISQLPGKSGSYRVEASTLPDGTTLVIGQSTAAVAATLQRLLLVEVAVGAAGLVIVAVVGSGLIGVALRPLRRITATTRRIAESDLTGDAALALRVPAPPTSTEVGQLGQGMNHMLSVIDAALLERTIAQRQLQQFVADASHELRTPLATIRGYADLFRNGEVTDVRHLADAGVAMRRIAEESNRMGVLVDDLLLLARLDEGRALQREEVDLALLAADAASDHRVVDPTRPVILDIPPHPVPVIGDQARLHQILANLLGNVRSHTPPGTTVTIAVRAADGRVALDVCDDGPGIPAAEVPRVFDRFYRADPSRARASGGTGLGLAIVRAIVTAHDGQTMLRSVPGATVVSVSLPASAAVPAAP, encoded by the coding sequence GTGCTCGCATCGGTGCTCCGCAGGATCAGTGGCTGGTCGCTCCGTCGCCGGCTGATCTCATTGCTGCTCGTCCTGTTCCTCGTCATGTTCAGCGCGTCCGGCATCGTGACCTATCGGGCGCTGAACTCCTTTCTCGCCGGCCGGGTCGACGATCAGGTCAGTCAGCTGCTCGACCGGTACCGGCACCTCGGGCCGCCCGGTGGGTTCGGCGGCGACCGGTTCGGTCCGCAGCCCATCGGAGTGGTGGGCATCTATCTGAGCCCGGACCGCACCCAGGCGATACCGGTCGGCACCAGCAGCGGCGGCAGCGCCAGCGCGCTCTCGTCGGCGGCCATGTCCCGGCTCGCGCAGGTCGCGCCCGGCCAGGCCCCACAGACCATCTCGCAGCTGCCCGGCAAGTCCGGCAGCTACCGGGTCGAGGCGAGCACCCTGCCCGACGGCACCACCCTCGTGATCGGGCAGTCGACGGCGGCCGTCGCCGCGACACTCCAGCGGCTGCTGCTGGTGGAGGTCGCGGTAGGTGCCGCGGGCCTCGTCATCGTGGCCGTCGTCGGTTCGGGGTTGATCGGCGTCGCCCTGCGCCCGCTCCGCCGGATCACCGCCACGACCCGGCGGATCGCCGAATCCGATCTCACCGGCGACGCCGCGCTCGCGTTGCGCGTCCCGGCACCGCCGACGTCGACCGAGGTCGGCCAGCTCGGTCAGGGCATGAACCACATGCTCTCGGTGATCGACGCGGCGCTGCTCGAGCGGACGATCGCGCAACGCCAGCTTCAGCAGTTCGTCGCGGACGCCTCACACGAACTCCGTACGCCGCTCGCGACCATCCGCGGATATGCCGACCTCTTCCGCAACGGGGAGGTGACCGACGTCCGTCACCTCGCCGATGCCGGCGTGGCGATGCGCCGGATCGCGGAGGAGTCCAACCGGATGGGTGTCCTGGTCGACGACCTGCTGCTGCTCGCCCGCCTCGACGAGGGCCGGGCCCTGCAACGGGAGGAGGTGGATCTCGCCCTGCTCGCGGCGGACGCCGCCAGTGACCACCGCGTCGTCGATCCGACCCGGCCGGTGATCCTCGACATCCCGCCGCATCCGGTACCGGTCATCGGCGACCAGGCCCGGCTGCACCAGATTCTGGCCAACCTGCTGGGCAACGTCCGGTCCCATACCCCGCCGGGCACGACCGTCACCATCGCGGTACGTGCCGCCGATGGGCGGGTCGCCCTCGACGTCTGTGACGACGGGCCGGGGATCCCCGCCGCCGAGGTGCCGCGCGTCTTCGACCGGTTCTACCGGGCCGACCCTTCCCGCGCCCGCGCCAGCGGGGGCACCGGCCTCGGGCTGGCGATCGTCCGTGCGATCGTGACCGCACACGACGGCCAGACGATGCTGCGCTCGGTGCCCGGGGCCACGGTGGTGTCGGTGTCCCTCCCGGCATCGGCCGCAGTTCCGGCGGCGCCGTAG